A window of Dehalogenimonas sp. WBC-2 genomic DNA:
CCAGGATGGCTTCATCCTGGCCGAAGAAGACCTTAAACTCCGCGGCCCCGGTGAGTTTTTCGGTACAAGGCAATCCGGCCTGCCTGACCTTAAAATGGCCCGGCTGTCAGATGTGCCGATACTGGAGATGGCGCGTGATGAGGCCACCCGGTTATTTGATGACGATCCTAAATTAAAAAAGCCGGAGCACCGGGCGCTGTATCAGGAACTTATCCGCGTCTGGCCACAAACGGGAGAGTGGAGCTAACCTATGTCCCGCCAGCTCTGAATTAGCGCCAGTATGGAATAATGATACTATTAAATCCAATCTCTGTGTTATAATCGTGGTCTGTTTTATGGATACTAATCTGGAGCACAAATCTTGAACGGAATTCTGGCAGTTAAAAAGCTGATTGTTGACTTACTATTAAAAGCAGCCGCTCAGGCGCAAGAGAGCGGTAAACTCCCGGCGGTCAGCCTGCCCCCTGTTATTGTAGAGCACCCCCAAAATACATCCCACGGCGACTACGCCGCCTCTCTGCCACTCAAAATGGCACGCTCAACCGGTATGAAACCGCTGGATATCGCTTCTGTTATTATCGAATTCATTCCACAGACACCGGAAATCAAGAGCGTTACCATCGCGCCGCCTGGTTTTATCAATTTCACTCTGTCGGACGACTGGATCACCGAGCAGGTAGAGTCAATCATCAGTTCCGGTGAATGCTACGGCAATATTGACGTCGGTGCCGGGCAAAAGGTTCAAATAGAGTACGTCTCAGCCAATCCTACCGGCCCCATACATGTCGGTCACGGACGAGGCGCCGTGTTGGGTAGCGCGCTGGCAACAGCGCTAAAGGCGGCGGGTTTTGAAGTCCAGCAGGAATATTATGTAAATGACGCTGGCAACCAGGTACTTTCCTTTAAGCGTTCTTTGCGCGTCCGCTACCTGCAGCAACTGGGCATGGATATTGAAATGCCGAGTGAAGGTTATTTCGGCCATTACATGGTCGATCTGGCTCGTGAGATAATCGACGAAGAAGGCCACCGCTTTCAGGATATGCCGGAAACTGAGGCGCTGGAACAGCTTGGATTAGTCGGCCTTAAAAAAATGCTCAGTGTCATTAAGGATGATCTGGCCGGACTTGGCGTTACTTTTGACCGCTGGTTTTCAGAGCAAAGCCTTTACGATAGCGGCGAATACGATGCTGTCATTAAGATGTTGCAACAAGCCGGTTATGTCGCAGAAAAAGAGGGCGCTACCTGGTTCACCTCTAGCGCGCTTGGCGAAAGCAAGGATAATGTCATCGTCCGCAGTGACGGTACGCCTACCTATTTTGCCTCAGACATCGCTTATCATTACGATAAATTCGTCCACCGCGGTTTTAACCTCGGCATCAATATTTGGGGCGCTGACCATCAGGGTCATGTCTCCCGTATGAAATCAGTGCTTCAAGCACTCGGTATAGACCCTGGCCGCCTGCACATCATTATCTCTCAATTGGTCACTCTGCGCCGTGGCGAGGAGTTAGTCCGGTTGTCCAAGCGCACCGGCGAGATCATCACCCTCAGGGAAGTCCTTGATGAGGTCGGCCCCGACGCCTGCCGCTTCAACTTCCTGGCCCGCAGCGCTGATTCACAGATGGATTTTGATTTGGAATTGGCAAAACAACAATCAGCTGAAAACCCGGTATATTATGTCCAGTACGCCCATGCCCGTATCTGCTCCATCATTGGCCTGGCCCGCGACCGGCAGATTGACTATATAGATGGTGATGTAACCAAACTTGTCGAACCGGCAGAGTTGGAACTTTTACGCAAAATGTTGCTGTTGCCCGAGATCATCGCCCAGGTCTCCGACACCATGGAACCGCATCACATCGCTTATTACGCCCAGGTTTTAGCCACCGCATTCCACGCCTTCTATAAAGATTGCCGCGTGGTTTCGGATAATGAGTGCCTTAGCCGCGCACGGCTTAAATTGATGATGGCAGCACGTGCTGTTCTGGCTCGTACCCTTCACCTGATGGGTATGTCAGCACCCGAAAGCATGTAGCGCCAACCCAACAAATTTGACTGAGAGAAAAGGGCTGGCTTGCGCCAGCCCTTTTCTCTATCGCCCGGTTTAATCAGGCGGTAATTTTGGCAAGCTTGCGTTCTTTCCGCATATCAATAGCCACGATAATCGTAGGCAACACTATCAAACTGGACACGAGTGCAAAGCCGACGTTGATCATGGTCACTACGCCGAAATCGGTGAGAATGGGGAAATCGCGGGCGAAAAGAAGCGCTCCGAAACCGCCTACCACCGTCAGGCCGGAGGTGATGACCGCCCGTCCGATCTTGGTCATGGCGGTAGTCATGGCAACCACCGGGCTTTCACCCTTCTGCCGCTCCTCATTGTAACGCATCATCATCAGGATAGTGAACTCTACACCGATACCGATAATCAGCGAACCCAGGGTGGCCGTCAGAGCAGTGTACTTAATACCGCCAAGGTACATCACAACACTCGACCAGCCGATGATCATGGCAATCGGCATGATAGCAATCAGCGCCCGCGCCGCATTGAACTTCAGTAGAACGAACAGGCCCAAGAAAACCAGGACGATACCTAACAGAGTCATTTCTACACGCCCTGAAGTCAGGGAGTTCATCAGTTCAATGCCGATAACCCCCTGGCCGGTGACCGTGGCCGTCACTCCAGCCGGCGGCGAGGCCAAATAGCCTTCAACCACTGTCTTCAGTTCTTGCAATTCCTCAGTATTGAGCCCTGCGCCGGTGCGGATGGTGATGTTAGCCATTGTCTGGTCGTCGGTGAGTAAATTGGCTTTCACCAGATCCGGCACCATTCCAAGCGCCTGATCAACCGCCTCCTGGCTTGGCGGTATCTGTCCATCTCCCATCTGAGCAACCGTATCGGCGATACCGCTGGCGCCTACCACCGGGATGACCGACTGGGTCAGGACTCTACCCTCCACCTCCAGCATCCAATTAAGAACTTCGGGGCTGCTGACGTTATCGGCTTTGATCAGGATATTGAATGCCGCTGAGCCGCCGGAAAGCGCGGCCAAATCATTAAAATCCTTCATCAAAGGCAGGTCCTGTGAAATGTACTTATTTTCATCGGTCTCCGTCGGGATGCGGCTGTCCAGTCCGACGCCAACAATAGTGAATATCGCGGCGACCGAAATGATCAGCAGCGGATTGCGGATGACCCACGGTGCTAATCTAGCCAACCCCCGCTCGACAATGCCGGTGTGGTTATCGGCCGTCCGAACGGTCTTTTGCTTCTTCTTTTCAACAGCAGAGTCCAGACCCTTGCGCCGGTCATGGGAATAAAGCACCGGCAGCAGTATGAAGAGCGACACCAGGTAACAGGCGATGACGCCGATGATCAATACAGTACCGAATTGCCGGATCATCGGCACCGGCGACAAGAACAGGGCGCCAAAACCCAGACAGGCTGCGATAATAGCAATGGCGATAGCCGGACCGATATGGGTCACCGAATCTATGATGGCTTCGGCGGCTGTTTCGCCGCGGCGAGCTTCTTCGTCGTAACGGTTATGGAACTGAACGGCATAGTCCACCCCTAGGCCGATCAGGATTGGCAGGATAGCCATAGAGACCATGGTAATGGGCACAGATAGCCAGCCCATCATGCCAAAGGCATAGACGCTACCGATGATCACCACTCCCAGCGGCAACCAGCGCCAGGTGAAGAAGCCCCTGATGGAGAAGACCACCGCCAGAATGACCAGCATCAGGAGCAGTGAAATACCTACCATGGTGCCCATGGTAGTGCTCATCATGGTCTGCATCTCGGCAAAAATGACCGTTGCCCCGGTGACCGAAGCTTCCATACCATCAAAACTGATGCCAGCGATAGCTGTCTTGGCCTCATCGACCAGGGCATTTACCTGATCCGTAGTCACCCCTCCCTCCATGGTGATGACAATGATGCCAAAATTATCGGTAGGGAAAAAACTTTTCATCTCGGGCCGCAGGACTCCATCTTCAAGCAGCAATGCCTGCAGGGTAGACTCATCAGTTGGCAGCACTGCCTCGCCGGTGAGTTGGGCCATCGCCTGCCGCAGAGCAAAGCCTGGACCGACCACCGACAACACGCCGTCCGAGGTGCTCAGCTGCTGCTCGATGGCGTCCAGTCCGGTTATATTGTCCAGTTCGACCAGTTTAGACAGGCCATCGGCCCGCGCCAGTACGATTACTGTCTCAGCACCGAAATGGTCATTAAATTCCTGGTAGTCCTTATAGACCTGAGAGTCGGCGGAAAGCATCGTCTCAATACCGGTC
This region includes:
- a CDS encoding Arginyl-tRNA synthetase, coding for MNGILAVKKLIVDLLLKAAAQAQESGKLPAVSLPPVIVEHPQNTSHGDYAASLPLKMARSTGMKPLDIASVIIEFIPQTPEIKSVTIAPPGFINFTLSDDWITEQVESIISSGECYGNIDVGAGQKVQIEYVSANPTGPIHVGHGRGAVLGSALATALKAAGFEVQQEYYVNDAGNQVLSFKRSLRVRYLQQLGMDIEMPSEGYFGHYMVDLAREIIDEEGHRFQDMPETEALEQLGLVGLKKMLSVIKDDLAGLGVTFDRWFSEQSLYDSGEYDAVIKMLQQAGYVAEKEGATWFTSSALGESKDNVIVRSDGTPTYFASDIAYHYDKFVHRGFNLGINIWGADHQGHVSRMKSVLQALGIDPGRLHIIISQLVTLRRGEELVRLSKRTGEIITLREVLDEVGPDACRFNFLARSADSQMDFDLELAKQQSAENPVYYVQYAHARICSIIGLARDRQIDYIDGDVTKLVEPAELELLRKMLLLPEIIAQVSDTMEPHHIAYYAQVLATAFHAFYKDCRVVSDNECLSRARLKLMMAARAVLARTLHLMGMSAPESM